Within Staphylococcus sp. NRL 16/872, the genomic segment ATCTTGATGACTTGGAAGCGATTTGGCACAATGGCAGGAATAATAAATTTACGAAATACATGACTCCATAAAGGGTCAATATAATAATAATAGTGCTCGTCATAGCCGATTAACAATGTGACGTGAATATTAGAGACCAACTCAGTAGGTGTATTATCAAACTTAAATTGTTTGCGGTTAGGTGAATCTCCAAGACTTGTGTGATACAAAATAATGGGTTGGCCCTGGTCAATAATTGTTTCTAATTTGGTTAAATCTGTACCTGTACCATCAACAAAGCGTTCATCGATCGTTTGTAAGTATGGGACGTAGGCATCAGGGAATATCGTTTGATGATGTCCAAACTTAATCATTAATTGATGACCAACATAGCCTTTATGGGGATTATTGGGATGAGTAGGCCAGTGTTTCATGATTTCTGTGGCTTTAATATCATGATGATTATATTGCAGTAACATAGCTGCTGAAACCCCTTCACATCCCATAACCATTGGAATAGGGAATAATTGGCTAATCGGTTTTACAGGTAAGATGTTTTTCGTCATAAATGGTTCTCCTTCATAACATGTTGCGCACGTTCTATATTAAAGTAAATTTATTATATACCCTCACAGCACTTTCGTATAATATTTTGAATTGGGTATATAATAGTTAATTAAGAAGATTAGAATTTTGGTTTGCGGAAAAGGAGGATAACATGGACTACTGTTTTAAAGATTTAGAAAATTTAAAAATTGTAGGAATAAAACGAAAATATAGTAATGGAAGAGAAATGCAACAAGACATTCCTGATTTTTGGCAAGA encodes:
- a CDS encoding C39 family peptidase, yielding MTKNILPVKPISQLFPIPMVMGCEGVSAAMLLQYNHHDIKATEIMKHWPTHPNNPHKGYVGHQLMIKFGHHQTIFPDAYVPYLQTIDERFVDGTGTDLTKLETIIDQGQPIILYHTSLGDSPNRKQFKFDNTPTELVSNIHVTLLIGYDEHYYYYIDPLWSHVFRKFIIPAIVPNRFQVIKIGKKTMERSFNAPGKKCIYLQS